The following proteins are encoded in a genomic region of Callospermophilus lateralis isolate mCalLat2 unplaced genomic scaffold, mCalLat2.hap1 Scaffold_2365, whole genome shotgun sequence:
- the LOC143388204 gene encoding ephrin type-A receptor 6-like has product VLLDTTTVLGELGWKTYPLNGWDAITEMDEHNRPIHTYQVCNVMESNQNNWLRTNWILRDAVQKIYVEMKFTLRDCNSIPWVLGTCKETFNLYYMESDESHAIKFKPNQYIKIGTIAADESFTQMDLGDRILKLNTEIREVGPIERKGFYLSFQDIGACIALVSVRVFYKKCPFTVQNLAIFPDTIPRVDSSSLVEVRGSCVKSAEERDTPKLYCGADGDRLVPLGRCICSTGYEEIEGSCHGKEHLNNLFCI; this is encoded by the coding sequence tgGGATGCCATCACTGAAATGGATGAACACAATAGGCCTATTCATACTTACCAGGTATGCAATGTAATGGAGTCAAACCAAAACAACTGGCTTCGAACAAACTGGATCTTACGTGATGCAGTTCAGAAAATTTATGTGGAAATGAAGTTCACACTAAGGGATTGTAACAGCATCCCTTGGGTCTTGGGGACTTGCAAAGAAACCTTTAATCTGTATTATATGGAATCAGATGAGTCCCATGCAATTAAATTCAAGCCAAACCAGTATATAAAGATTGGCACAATTGCTGCTGATGAGAGTTTTACCCAGATGGATTTAGGTGATCGCATCCTCAAACTCAACACCGAAATTCGTGAAGTGGGGCCTATAGAAAGAAAGGGATTTTATCTGTCATTTCAAGACATTGGGGCATGCATTGCCCTGGTCTCTGTTCGTGTTTTCTACAAAAAGTGTCCCTTCACTGTTCAAAACTTGGCCATATTTCCTGATACCATCCCAAGAGTCGACTCTTCCTCTTTGGTCGAAGTACGGGGCTCTTGTGTGAAGAGTGCTGAAGAGCGTGATACTCCTAAACTATATTGTGGAGCAGATGGAGATAGACTGGTTCCTCTTGGAAGGTGTATCTGCAGTACAGGATATGAAGAAATTGAGGGTTCTTGCCATGGGAAGGaacatttaaataatttattttgcatttaa